Proteins found in one Neodiprion lecontei isolate iyNeoLeco1 chromosome 6, iyNeoLeco1.1, whole genome shotgun sequence genomic segment:
- the LOC107216560 gene encoding transcription factor E2F8-like: MENQAMDTSTKESPDRRVLRELSNVKSEPVSPTANLRLLTTLASSLKSAPHNQSKIVRRTWTVSRDGDTDPLKLLPRKEKSLGLLCNKFLSLYPLTTAGGMPQEISLDTTAKALGTEKRRIYDIINVLESLEMASKAGKNRYLWHGHNYLPGTLAKLKSLAVKLGLREQIQDIQKINRAYTANFNNESPFLSTVVSQPTSADNNSLIETNAKEDKSLGVMCQKFIMLFLVSLKNGIINLDMAAKVLITDSEQSNETTDTSVRSRFKTKVRRLYDIANVLSAIGLIRKVSMSDSSIRKPVFQYTGPDVDYIDFDEETPVREGTRHSLIGMATPNRSLGPSVFLQSSSTKPSPCHNRLLIGSTTPVNQRRELRKRKLFGTDEKFGRTMSSPCLDNDRPSERLDDSILQVAEMELERLKSSEQPTKSKVCVKLFPRHNSESCVTATQVSGELNNIFEGLRSLESGLVKSLDSKPINEASDVSSSNAIDTLINGATGHKTLMTASNANLVDIAAFNASSSIEVPSFNSSSHVNHPSSKNQIPTVHLSFTDTNLQAKINNVNTKPLKLKVRNPNIITVKNVSSNNFTVKNLSSDNTRTVRLTPYKIQPKTCGPKFVNLARIGPKKLIPIKPSDLSIASPSLRSVVIENPSLSNTSYAILTQVQTPIVSPGDILKAVQVGNTLQLVPLCNQTTINFTNEINSETSTNRS, from the exons atggaaaaTCAAG CAATGGACACGAGTACCAAAGAATCTCCTGATCGGAGGGTCCTCCGCGAGTTGAGCAATGTCAAGTCGGAGCCGGTCTCACCCACGGCCAACCTGCGGCTGCTCACAACTCTAGCTTCGAGTCTAAAAAGCGCTCCTCACAATCAGTCTAAAATTGTAAGAAGAACATGGACAGTCTCGAGAGACGGGGACACGGATCCGCTCAAGTTATTACCGAGGAAAGAAAAGTCCCTCGGCTTGTTGTGTAACAA ATTCTTGAGCTTGTATCCATTGACAACGGCTGGTGGCATGCCGCAAGAAATTTCACTGGATACAACGGCAAAAGCACTGGGTACTGAAAAACGAAGGATATACGACATAATAAACGTACTGGAGAGCTTAGAGATGGCTTCTAAAGCGGGGAAAAACCGTTACTTATGGCACGGGCACAACTACCTACCTGGCACTTTGGCTAAACTTAAATCACTGGCAGTTAAACTTGGCTTGAGGGAACAAATTCAAgacatacaaaaaattaatagagCATACACGGCTAATTTCAACAACGAATCACCCTTTTTGAGCACAGTAGTTTCACAGCCAACCAGCGCAGACAATAATAGTCTGATTGAAACCAACGCTAAAGAGGATAAGAGCCTTGGAGTTATGTGCCAAAAGTTTATTATGCTCTTCCTGGTTTCGTTAAAG AATGGAATTATAAATTTAGATATGGCTGCAAAAGTTCTTATAACAGACTCCGAACAGTCCAACGAAACCACTGATACCAGTGTAAGATCTCGCTTTAAAACAAAAGTGAGAAGACTCTATGATATTGCTAATGTTTTGTCGGCAATTGGATTAATAAGAAAAGTCAGCATGTCTGATAGTTCTATAAGAAAACCTGTTTTTCAATACACAGGCCCAGATGTAGACTACATAGACTTTGATGAAG AAACACCTGTTAGAGAAGGGACTAGACATTCACTCATAGGAATGGCTACACCCAATAGAAGTTTAGGACCCAGTGTTTTTCTACAATCATCTTCTACAAAACCATCTCCGTGCCATAACAGGTTACTGATTGGCTCAACAACTCCTGTTAACCAACGTAGAGAgcttagaaaaagaaaactcttcgGAACAG atGAGAAATTTGGTCGTACTATGAGCTCTCCTTGTCTGGACAACGACCGCCCTTCGGAACGCCTAGATGACTCAATATTACAAGTTGCTGAGATGGAACTTGAAAGGTTGAAGTCAAGTGAGCAACCTACAAAATCTAAAGTTTGTGTTAAATTGTTTCCTAGGCATAATTCTGAATCTTGTGTAACGGCTACACAAGTATCTGGAgaattaaacaatatttttgaaggtCTACGTTCACTCGAAAGTGGTTTGGTTAAAAGTTTAGATTCCAAGCCAATTAATGAAGCGTCTGACGTGTCTAGCTCGAATGCCATTGACACTCTAATCAATGGTGCAACTGGTCATAAGACATTGATGACTGCCAGTAATGCAAATCTAGTCGACATAGCTGCATTCAATGCATCTAGTAGTATTGAAGTACCAAGTTTCAATTCATCCTCACACGTTAACCATCCTAGCTCAAAAAATCAGATACCTACTGTACATTTATCATTCACAGACACGAAtttacaggcaaaaataaataatgtgaaTACAAAGCCACTGAAATTGAAGGTAAGAAACCCTAATATTATAACGGTAAAAAACGTatcttcaaataattttactgtcaaaaatctttcatcgGACAATACGAGAACGGTGAGACTCACACCGTATAAAATTCAACCGAAAACTTGTGGTCCGAAATTCGTCAATCTCGCAAGGATCGGcccaaaaaaattaattcctaTTAAACCAAGTGACTTGAGCATTGCCTCACCTTCGCTGCGTTCCGTTGTAATAGAAAATCCGAGCCTTTCTAACACGAGCTACGCTATACTAACTCAGGTTCAAACTCCCATCGTCTCTCCGGGCGATATACTTAAGGCAGTGCAAGTAGGTAACACCTTGCAACTGGTTCCATTATGCAATCAGACGACAATTAATTTCACTAATGAAATTAACAGTGAGACTAGTACGAATCGTAGCTAA
- the LOC107216561 gene encoding 39S ribosomal protein L21, mitochondrial — MAAFVGFSRVLAGVANNCMKRIGPRLLNNVSSPGFRLWQTPAAGLRSQALYDPKRAVPSHQEEVKDTTEEDEKITHDVIEKVNSIISTASAGRLFAIVHICGKQFKVTDNDVIIIQGRWPPNIGDKLTLEKVLLVGSSDFTLIGRPLLNRECVSVDATVIEKSLSHTKTHFKKKRRKQFMRINFVRTEHTMLRINSINIKGKLNERKEFEGLDRIF, encoded by the exons ATGGCGGCGTTTGTTGGATTTTCGCGTGTGCTGGCTGGAGTCGCGAATAATTGTATGAAAAGGATTGGTCCACGGCTTTTGAATAACGTCAGCTCACCAG GATTTAGGTTATGGCAAACTCCTGCGGCGGGATTACGTTCGCAAGCCTTGTACGATCCTAAAAGAGCCGTACCGTCGCATCAAGAAGAAGTAAAAGACACCACAGAAGAGgacgaaaaaattacacaCG atGTTATAGAAAAAGTCAACTCGATAATATCCACAGCGTCAGCAGGACGTCTGTTTGCCATAGTCCATATATGCGGCAAGCAGTTTAAGGTGACTGATAATGATGTCATTATCATACAGGGTCGCTGGCCTCCGAATATCGGGGATAAGTTGACATTGGAAAAAGTCCTCCTGGTTGGTAGTTCGGATTTTACATTAATCGGAAGACCTCTTCTGAATAGGGAATGTGTGTCCGTTGATGCAACTGTTATTGAAAAGTCTCTTTCTCACACCAAAACTCACTtcaagaaaaagagaaggaaacaGTTCATGAGAATCAACT TCGTCAGAACGGAGCACACAATGTTGAGGATAAATTCTATCAACATCAAAGGCAAGTTGAATGAGCGAAAAGAATTTGAAGGATTGGACAGAATATTCTAA